The following proteins come from a genomic window of Verrucomicrobiia bacterium:
- a CDS encoding DUF2892 domain-containing protein, whose amino-acid sequence MRGSFFAPNIGKTGRWLRGISGLLCGGGGVYVALARGRGWGWLLVAAGAFMIYEALRGWCVARACGLKTRW is encoded by the coding sequence ATGAGAGGCTCCTTTTTCGCGCCGAATATTGGCAAGACGGGCCGCTGGTTGCGGGGGATCAGCGGTTTGTTGTGCGGGGGCGGGGGGGTGTATGTGGCGTTGGCGCGGGGGAGGGGCTGGGGCTGGCTGTTGGTGGCGGCGGGAGCGTTTATGATCTACGAGGCACTGCGGGGGTGGTGCGTGGCGCGGGCGTGCGGGCTGAAGACGCGGTGGTGA
- a CDS encoding DUF3352 domain-containing protein: protein MKKLLQLLVCGGLLAAAVVRAAETAAAPLVPADALWHIQADFERLKETQLGQKILTELEQTPLVRVFEGLKVALNFDPRQDLAQAAVFGWEPGEDKVVIVAKGKFDAARLQELVTANPEYAAEKHGEHLIHGWRDARRAGRGVPNARTFGAVHGQDTVVVAPQAALVRSALEVLNKPALSRQGRKAAEPAAGGPILAASAGKITLPNLPPPVQAVLQDVKGLEAELNENPGGKVRLTLRVTAAQEDTAKAYRDILQGVRGVLTVLKERPVLNQLAAGWETGQQGAQASVTVEMPAEEVIPLVRRAIQQQRRGIER from the coding sequence ATGAAAAAACTTTTGCAGTTGCTTGTGTGCGGCGGCCTGCTGGCGGCCGCGGTGGTGCGGGCGGCGGAGACGGCGGCGGCGCCGCTGGTGCCGGCGGATGCGTTGTGGCACATCCAGGCGGACTTTGAGCGGCTGAAGGAGACGCAGTTGGGGCAGAAGATACTCACCGAGCTGGAGCAGACGCCGCTGGTGCGGGTGTTTGAGGGGCTGAAGGTGGCGTTGAACTTTGATCCGCGGCAGGATCTGGCGCAGGCGGCGGTGTTTGGGTGGGAGCCGGGGGAGGACAAGGTGGTGATAGTGGCGAAGGGGAAGTTTGACGCGGCCCGCCTGCAGGAGCTGGTGACGGCGAATCCGGAGTATGCGGCGGAGAAGCACGGGGAGCATTTGATTCATGGCTGGCGGGATGCGCGGCGGGCGGGGCGGGGGGTGCCGAATGCGCGGACTTTTGGCGCGGTGCATGGGCAGGACACGGTGGTGGTGGCGCCGCAGGCGGCGCTGGTGCGGTCGGCTTTGGAGGTGTTGAACAAGCCGGCGCTCAGCCGGCAGGGCCGCAAGGCGGCGGAGCCGGCGGCGGGGGGGCCGATATTGGCGGCCAGCGCCGGGAAAATCACCCTGCCGAATTTGCCGCCGCCGGTGCAGGCGGTGTTGCAGGACGTCAAGGGCTTGGAGGCGGAATTGAATGAGAACCCGGGGGGGAAGGTGCGGCTGACGTTGCGGGTGACGGCGGCGCAGGAGGACACGGCCAAGGCGTATCGGGACATATTGCAGGGGGTGCGGGGGGTGTTGACGGTGTTGAAGGAGCGGCCGGTGTTGAATCAATTGGCGGCGGGCTGGGAGACGGGGCAGCAGGGGGCGCAGGCGTCGGTGACGGTGGAGATGCCAGCGGAGGAGGTCATACCGCTGGTGCGGCGGGCCATTCAGCAGCAACGGCGGGGGATTGAGCGGTGA